Genomic DNA from bacterium:
ATCTGATGCGAGCCGAGATCCACGATGGGGCCGCCGCCCAGCCCCTTATACCAGCGCCAGTTGCGGAATTGATGCATATTTTGGAATCCGAATTTTTTCAACCGATCCGTCGGCATCGCGTATTTTTCCGGCCAGCCGATGTCCGGCTGCACCGCCCGGTTCCACTGACCGCTGACCGTGGCGATGCGTCCCAGCATTTTCGTCTCCTGAATGATTTTTTCATAGCAGTGAATATATTTCGGATGGCTGCGCCGCTGATGGCCGATCTGCAGCAGTTTGCCGGTTTCGTTGCGCGCCTGCACCATTTTTCGCGCCCCCTCCAGCGTATTGGACATCTCCTTTTCGCAATAGACATGCAAACCGGCCTTCAGGCAATCGATGGTGTGCTGAGCATGCCAGAAATCCGGCGTGGCGATGACCACAGCGTCCAGCCCTTTTTCCTTATCCAACATCTCACGGTAATCTTCATAGGCGTTCACCGAGTGTTTGTATTTTCCCAACAGATTGACCGCCTTTTTCAAATTGTAATCAGTCCAGATATCGGAGACCGCACGGAATTTCAATCCCGGGATCTTGAGCATGGCGTTGAGCAGCACATCGCCTTGCGCGCCGACGCCCAGCAAGGCAACATTGATATCGGACAAACCGGAAGGGATCGGTTTGTTGTTGAGCAGAGCGGCCTTTTGCGCTTTTTCATAGCTCTGCTGCTTAT
This window encodes:
- a CDS encoding Gfo/Idh/MocA family oxidoreductase, coding for MSDQKKAPKDSSTGEGKKKINRRDFLQGAATAPVLGLFGYALYKQQSYEKAQKAALLNNKPIPSGLSDINVALLGVGAQGDVLLNAMLKIPGLKFRAVSDIWTDYNLKKAVNLLGKYKHSVNAYEDYREMLDKEKGLDAVVIATPDFWHAQHTIDCLKAGLHVYCEKEMSNTLEGARKMVQARNETGKLLQIGHQRRSHPKYIHCYEKIIQETKMLGRIATVSGQWNRAVQPDIGWPEKYAMPTDRLKKFGFQNMHQFRNWRWYKGLGGGPIVDLGSHQIDIYSWYLGSNPISVMASGGTDYYEPKTHEWYDTAMVVYEYDTPQGRARAFYQTQTTNSANGYFECFMGDQGTLVISEAGGRGSAYREKSAPAWDEWVQKGYISAPKVLESPAAGSVALDVRETVPADEHKIPVELYDPYHKPHLENFFNAVRGNEKLNCPAEIGYETAVAVLKVNEAIEAGRKLTFDPKEFIL